A window of Vogesella sp. XCS3 contains these coding sequences:
- a CDS encoding ProQ/FINO family protein, with translation MTTKNRTKTTRLVSSLKKRLEGLYPHIFATRNPRDVRPLAINIHDQLIHELGLLTGRQRYALRIVLNDYCNTLAYQWALAKGRHRIDTNGQPVAPVEPHIKKQAFAAIQKSIKGQPKVA, from the coding sequence ATGACAACCAAGAACCGCACAAAAACCACCCGGCTTGTCTCCAGCCTAAAAAAACGTCTGGAAGGGCTATACCCCCACATCTTTGCCACCAGGAACCCTCGGGACGTCCGCCCACTGGCCATCAACATCCACGACCAACTAATTCATGAGCTAGGGCTTTTGACCGGCAGGCAGAGGTATGCTCTTAGAATCGTGCTTAATGACTATTGCAACACGCTTGCCTATCAATGGGCGCTGGCCAAAGGCCGCCATCGCATTGACACCAATGGCCAGCCGGTAGCACCAGTCGAGCCACACATCAAAAAACAAGCATTTGCCGCAATTCAGAAATCCATCAAGGGCCAACCCAAGGTAGCATAG